The Streptomyces cathayae DNA segment CACGGTGACCATCTCCAGCGCGGGCAAGACCTTCTCCTTCACCGGCTGGAAGGTCGGCTGGGTGACGGGCACCCCCGCCCTGGTCACCGCGGTCCGCTCGGCCAAGCAGTTTCTGACCTACGTCTCCGCGGGCCCCTTCCAGTACGCCGTCGCCGAGGCCCTCGCCCTGCCGGACGCGTACTTCGACGCCTTCCGAGCCGACCACCAGCGCAAGCGCGACCTGCTGGCGAAGGGCCTGAGCGCCGCCGGCTTCGAGGTCTACCGCCCCCGGGGCACGTACTTCATCACCACCGACATCGCCCCCTTCGGCGAGAAGGACGCCCACGCCTTCTGCCGCGCCCTCCCCGAACGCTGCGGCGTCGTCGCCGTCCCCAACTCCGTCTTCTACGACGACCCACAAGCCGGCCGCAGCCAGGTCCGCTTCGCCTTCTGCAAGAGGGACGACGTCCTCCACGAGGCCACCAGCCGCCTCGCCCGGCTCGGCTGACGTCCTGACATCGCGCCCCCAGCCCGGTGCGGGCTGGGGGCGCGTCGGGCTCACGGGGTGCTCACTGCTTCGGTTCCATGAGCACCGCCGTCCTCCGGGTGGTGTCAGCAGCCGCTGCCGACGCGAAGGGACGTCATCTTGTCGTTGAAGTGCGAGGCCACGGCCGCGTCGGAGCCGCCCGGCGCGACCGTGAACATGCACCCGACGTAGTTGGAGTGCTCGTAGACGCTGACCGTCTTACCGGTGCGGTTCCAGTACGAGGTCATGCGGTCGTTCATGTAGTCGCCCACATTGGGGTTCGACGAGGTGTAGTGCCTGAAGTCGCCCCGGTAGCTGGACTGCTCCCACACACAGAAGGATCCGGACGGGCACTGGGTGTAGTCGGCTGCCGCCGGACTCGCGGTCAGGAAAACGGTTCCCGCGGTGAGTGCCAGGGCCGCAGCGGCGGTCCATAAGCGCGAGGAGATGCTTCCGATTCGAGACATGCTTTTCCCCTTTTTGTTTTGCGGTCGACTGCACAGTACCGCAGCCGCAGCCGACGTGATCGGTACTTCGATAAGTGGCTGGACGGGATATGCTGCATGGCCGAATCGCCGGTATTTCCAAACCCGTGAGCACCGGACCTGCCATGAGGTAGGGGAGATCT contains these protein-coding regions:
- a CDS encoding peptidase inhibitor family I36 protein, whose amino-acid sequence is MSRIGSISSRLWTAAAALALTAGTVFLTASPAAADYTQCPSGSFCVWEQSSYRGDFRHYTSSNPNVGDYMNDRMTSYWNRTGKTVSVYEHSNYVGCMFTVAPGGSDAAVASHFNDKMTSLRVGSGC